A single Anopheles maculipalpis chromosome 3RL, idAnoMacuDA_375_x, whole genome shotgun sequence DNA region contains:
- the LOC126564623 gene encoding facilitated trehalose transporter Tret1-like: MTAEKLGSGTIKPDRKIVKLYLAAIGANIISLSLGTAIGWLSPFLPLLISTDSPLEHGPVTDIQATWIASLLCIGAFGGTFLFGWSAEKFGRKASLLATAVPLVGFWACVAFGTTVEVLYVARLLAGLGAAGVFLLVPMYITEIAEDRIRGTLGSFFILFLNIGTLVSFVMGSYLSYHLTAYILFSLPIVFIALFVQFPETPQYLIRRNRVRDAESSLKYLRGYTSTPDHLEMLRSEMDALLVQVSGEKDSTEQHSISLADFAPQSARKALLIGLVLVSLNQLSGCFALINYTAQIFADSGSDLDPNMAAIVVGAIQIIGSYGSTIVVDRCQRKHVYIATSFFAAIGLFAMGTHGYLKSQHVDVSAINWIPVASLSFVIFIASVGLLPLTFVILSEILPPKVRGLGGSLCTAFLWTISFLVVKYFPVAVELIGLHGCMWVFSAVCLAAGLFNAIFIPETRGRSIEQIIHAMENNIKS, from the exons CCAACATCATCTCACTGTCGCTGGGTACGGCGATCGGTTGGCTGTCCCCGTTTCTGCCCTTGCTCATCTCGACCGACTCACCGCTCGAACATGGCCCGGTGACGGACATACAGGCGACCTGGATCGCGTCCCTGCTGTGCATTGGTGCGTTCGGTGGCACTTTCCTGTTTGGCTGGAGTGCGGAGAAGTTTGGTCGGAAGGCGTCACTGCTCGCGACAGCTGTGCCGCTGGTAGGTTTCTGGGCTTGTGTTGCGTTCGGCACCACGGTGGAGGTGTTGTATGTGGCGCGGCTCTTGGCAGGACTTGGAGCGGCTGGCGTGTTTCTACTGGTGCCGATGTACATTACAGAGATCGCCGAGGATAG AATACGCGGTACGCTGGGTTCGTTCTTCATACTGTTCCTTAACATTGGCACCCTCGTGTCGTTCGTAATGGGCAGCTACCTATCCTACCACCTGACGGCGTACATCCTCTTCTCGCTGCCGATCGTCTTTATAGCGCTGTTTGTACAGTTTCCCGAAACGCCACAATATCTTATCCGTCGCAACCGTGTCCGTGATGCGGAAAGCTCTCTGAAGTACCTCCGAGGGTATACGTCCACGCCGGATCATCTGGAGATGTTGCGATCGGAGATGGATGCACTACTGGTGCAGGTGTCCGGTGAGAAGGATAGTACGGAGCAGCATAGCATTTCTTTGGCTGACTTTG CACCACAATCAGCACGCAAAGCGCTTCTTATTGGGCTGGTGTTGGTATCGCTGAATCAACTGTCCGGATGCTTCGCACTGATCAACTACACGGCACAAATCTTTGCCGACTCTGGATCCGATCTTGATCCGAATATGGCCGCGATTGTGGTAGGTGCGATTCAAATTATCGGCTCGTATGGATCGACGATCGTGGTTGATCGTTGCCAGCGGAAG CACGTGTACATTGCAACGAGCTTCTTCGCTGCGATCGGTCTGTTTGCGATGGGGACGCATGGTTATTTGAAGAGCCAGCATGTGGATGTTAGTGCGATCAACTGGATACCGGTGGCGAGTCTTTCGTTCGTCATCTTCATCGCATCCGTCGGGCTGCTGCCGCTAACGTTCGTTATTCTATCCGAGATACTTCCACCGAAG GTTCGTGGACTTGGAGGATCCCTCTGCACAGCGTTCCTGTGGACAATCAGCTTCCTTGTGGTGAAGTACTTCCCCGTGGCGGTTGAACTGATTGGACTGCACGGTTGTATGTGGGTGTTTAGTGCCGTCTGTCTAGCGGCCGGTCTTTTCAACGCAATCTTCATACCGGAAACACGTGGCCGCAGCATAGAACAGATCATACATGCAATGGAGAACAACATTAAGAGCTAG
- the LOC126564161 gene encoding zinc finger protein 761-like, with translation MEYNNTYNKPYCGSISQPLPAVGSSGNFFPVNDATTPTFLKVPNPPYIKQESIPVVGDSAILGGTVTPPVNYSQNHPQQYGADYGESNEADKPLFYHRKPFDMPYLPNPYNVQPHPQQFVQHALPASHLSNHHHHHVSHLQQQPPQQHLPPLAPLTVPSELHSPHQLGPSEHMQRSQHPSNFHEYFEHSDPSSSSMEPYAYVLQKPAVPILTPATPSPMLPTPYGVPAPPATRSPYDAPEPPEPITFKCENCPKTFETKLKLEKHCKTHLSTVGGAQQPDFKCRMCDKTFRTKSTLICHEKVHGENGVDNSFSCVECGKVFASGEKLQVHRRLHTGEKPYQCKVCLKHFNHQSNLIVHLRIHEKVKKALKCARCSKVLDNEERLAIHMRLHTGEKPYKCSYCEKRFNHKSTVSTHEKAAHIAANSYKCERCHKTFNQKCQLQYHEKLQEEHTIACGHCEKVFCYKASHKEHMFKVHFPRPKKEQKKESTVVGEGEEGGVGVNQPGGGTGNGNLGRNKFKCTVCDRRFYYKRALEVHMGVHDASLDVNVLYFSCNYCPETFTEEESLQQHEAKHVADGTTDFLQNMKQLEQSENPANGQVDGGFRCPLCFKRFEDQQMLRDHHRTHLCSNADCGKCGPAHSDEFDLTQSTYDVNDDQQPTVCNVCHRQLSTFEQFQNHFHYHTSRVPFYCYHCRVEFNDKRELYNHSRTHVSREPESYTCEVCAKVFSTKGNFKRHLKSHESVRAFACDRCSKQYDYKSALEVHLKRSHGIEM, from the exons ATGGAATACAACAATACATATAACAAACCATA CTGTGGCAGCATTAGTCAGCCCCTACCAGCTGTTGGAAGCTCGGGCAACTTCTTCCCGGTGAATGACGCCACTACACCAACGTTCCTTAAAGTCCCTAATCCACCGTACATCAAACAGGAATCGATTCCGGTGGTGGGTGATTCGGCAATTCTTGGCGGAACTGTAACACCACCGGTCAACTACAGTCAGAACCATCCACAGCAGTATGGAGCCGATTATGGTGAATCGAACGAAGCGGATAAACCGCTTTTCTATCATCGAAAACCGTTCGACATGCCCTACCTGCCGAATCCGTACAACGTGCAGCCTCATCCACAGCAATTTGTACAACATGCACTTCCGGCGTCACATCTTtcgaaccaccaccatcatcatgtgTCTCATCTGCAACAGCAACCCCCGCAGCAGCATCTTCCACCACTAGCACCGCTCACGGTACCCTCCGAATTGCATTCCCCACACCAACTTGGACCGTCGGAACATATGCAGCGCTCGCAACATCCGTCAAACTTTCACGAGTATTTCGAACACTCGGATCCGTCTTCCTCCTCTATGGAACCGTATGCGTACGTGCTGCAAAAACCGGCCGTACCAATACTAACCCCGGCCACTCCATCTCCCATGCTGCCTACGCCGTACGGAGTTCCGGCTCCACCAGCAACACGATCGCCGTACGATGCACCGGAACCACCGGAACCGATCACCTTCAAGTGTGAAAACTGTCCAAAAACGTTCGAAACCAAGCTAAAGCTGGAAAAGCACTGCAAAACGCATCTATCGACCGTCGGTGGCGCCCAGCAGCCGGACTTTAAGTGCCGGATGTGCGATAAGACGTTTCGCACGAAAAGTACGCTTATTTGTCATGAGAAAGTGCATGGCGAGAATGGGGTGGACAATAGCTTTTCGTGCGTCGAGTGTGGTAAAGTATTTGCGAGCGGCGAAAAGTTGCAGGTCCATCGGCGATTGCATACGGGCGAAAAACCGTACCAGTGTAAGGTTTGTTTGAAGCACTTTAATCATCAATCGAACCTGATTGTACATTTGCGGATCCATGAGAAGGTTAAGAAGGCGTTGAAATGTGCCCGGTGCAGTAAGGTGCTGGATAATGAGGAACGGTTAGCGATCCATATGCGGCTGCATACCGGTGAAAAGCCGTACAAATGTTCGTACTGTGAGAAGCGGTTCAATCACAAGAGCACGGTCAGTACGCACGAAAAGGCGGCCCATATAGCGGCCAACTCGTACAAATGCGAACGGTGCCATAAGACGTTCAATCAAAAGTGCCAGCTGCAGTACCATGAGAAGCTGCAGGAGGAGCATACGATCGCGTGCGGTCACTGTGAGAAGGTGTTTTGCTATAAGGCCAGTCACAAGGAGCACATGTTTAAGGTGCATTTTCCACGCCCGaaaaaggagcaaaagaaAGAGTCGACGGTGGTGGGAGAGGGTGAGGAGGGAGGGGTGGGAGTGAACCAGCCGGGTGGTGGCACGGGAAATGGCAATTTGGGTCGgaacaaatttaaatgtacCGTTTGCGATCGTCGATTTTACTACAAGCGAGCGCTGGAGGTACATATGGGTGTGCATGATGCTTCGCTGGATGTGAATGTGTTGTACTTTTCGTGCAATTACTGTCCGGAAACGTTTACCGAGGAGGAATCGTTACAGCAGCACGAGGCGAAACATGTGGCGGACGGGACGACTGATTTTCtacaaaacatgaaacaacTGGAACAATCGGAAAACCCTGCGAATGGGCAGGTTGATGGTGGATTTCGCTGTCCGTTGTGTTTTAAGCGGTTTGAGGATCAGCAAATGTTGCGCGATCATCACAGGACGCATCTCTGCTCGAACGCAGACTGTGGCAAGTGTGGACCGGCGCATAGCGATGAGTTCGATTTGACGCAAAGTACGTACGATGTGAACGATGATCAGCAACCGACGGTTTGTAATGTATGCCATCGACAGCTGAGTACGTTCGAGCAGTTTCAGAACCACTTTCACTACCATACGTCCCGGGTGCCGTTCTATTGCTATCACTGTCGGGTGGAGTTTAACGATAAGCGGGAGCTTTATAATCACTCGCGAACGCACGTATCGCGCGAACCGGAGTCGTACACGTGCGAGGTGTGTGCGAAGGTGTTCTCGACCAAGGGCAATTTTAAGCGACATTTGAAATCTCACGAATCGGTCCGTGCGTTTGCGTGCGACCGGTGCTCGAAGCAGTACGATTACAAGAGTGCGCTCGAGGTGCATCTGAAGCGATCGCACGGTATTGAAATGTAG